Proteins from a genomic interval of Chitinophagales bacterium:
- a CDS encoding class I SAM-dependent methyltransferase — protein sequence MDLATINQILTIPTEDKATPIKENEAAFIYHFLKEHYLTKTLEAGFAYARSASHIIAATQSQHIAIDPFQDHYQNLGLKNIEKLGFSEHLDFRRDFSHNVLPQLVQEDRKFEFIFIDGDHKFDGILVDFYYADLLLEEHGYVLLHDTWMRSTQLVMSFIESNRPDYISVPTGLRNLALYQKVGEDKRNGMFFKEFYTFKSVVAHNAIMWMSTGKENFLKKMAHKVKEKVK from the coding sequence GCCAATCAAAGAAAACGAAGCGGCGTTTATTTACCATTTTCTGAAAGAACACTACCTCACCAAAACCTTGGAGGCAGGGTTTGCTTATGCTCGGTCGGCTTCTCACATTATTGCAGCCACACAATCGCAGCATATTGCCATTGACCCTTTTCAAGATCATTACCAGAATTTAGGTTTGAAGAACATCGAAAAACTGGGATTCAGCGAACACCTTGATTTTAGGCGTGATTTTTCGCACAATGTATTGCCACAATTGGTTCAAGAAGATCGAAAGTTTGAATTCATTTTCATTGATGGTGACCACAAGTTTGACGGCATTTTGGTGGACTTTTACTATGCTGATTTACTTTTGGAAGAACATGGCTATGTTTTGCTACACGATACATGGATGCGTAGTACGCAATTGGTGATGTCGTTTATTGAGTCGAACCGCCCCGATTACATCAGTGTTCCTACAGGTTTACGAAATCTGGCACTCTATCAAAAAGTAGGAGAAGACAAACGCAATGGGATGTTTTTCAAAGAGTTTTACACCTTCAAATCAGTAGTGGCACACAATGCGATTATGTGGATGTCAACGGGAAAGGAGAATTTTTTGAAGAAAATGGCACACAAGGTCAAGGAGAAGGTGAAGTAG
- a CDS encoding O-antigen ligase family protein, translated as MQQFFTKLIGLLDHRYVGIFACLLIMLGLVSYRALMSIGMITLGVRAVLSLHPKKNILHLLQNKALLALLGIFFLYFLSGLWSENLSYWLDRLRMKLPFLALPFGFAALQNAKLKDYQYLLYTFFWLIAAICLGILGIYLNDFQNLNEIYRAGQVLPTPVHHIRFSLMVVYAFALGLYFLEKSFFVRFPQEKIAIIICTLFLLVFIHILAVRSGLLALYLVLGYQFFHYIFRSKKYWVGLGIAVLGLAFIAAAFYFIPTLQNKIGYTEWSLDRFEEHEELATLSDSKRIATIEAAIVEGKKHWVMGVGIGDVQDVTTIYLQKHYPAIANLGIIPHNQYLFVWLGVGTIGLFVFMVLFLYPIFYQKSYRDSQFVSLHLIILSSFLVEHTIEVQIGSAFYTLFVFIGINMVSKKT; from the coding sequence ATGCAGCAGTTTTTTACAAAACTTATTGGGCTACTCGATCATCGTTATGTAGGCATTTTTGCCTGTTTGCTGATTATGTTGGGCTTAGTTTCTTATCGGGCATTGATGAGCATCGGCATGATTACTTTGGGGGTACGTGCGGTATTGAGCCTTCACCCCAAAAAAAATATCCTTCATTTGCTGCAAAACAAGGCTCTTTTGGCCTTGTTGGGGATTTTTTTCTTGTACTTCCTCTCGGGTTTGTGGTCCGAAAACCTCAGCTATTGGTTGGATCGACTGCGAATGAAACTTCCTTTTCTTGCCCTTCCTTTTGGTTTTGCAGCTCTTCAAAATGCAAAACTCAAAGATTATCAATACCTTCTTTATACCTTCTTTTGGCTAATTGCAGCCATCTGTCTGGGAATTTTGGGAATTTACCTCAATGATTTTCAAAACCTCAATGAAATTTACCGAGCAGGTCAAGTGCTGCCAACTCCTGTTCACCACATTCGCTTTAGCCTGATGGTGGTATATGCCTTTGCTTTGGGTTTGTATTTTTTAGAAAAGTCTTTTTTTGTGCGTTTTCCACAAGAAAAAATTGCGATTATTATTTGCACTTTATTTTTATTGGTTTTCATTCATATTCTTGCGGTGAGAAGTGGTTTGCTTGCCCTTTATTTGGTATTGGGTTATCAGTTTTTTCACTATATTTTTCGCAGCAAAAAATACTGGGTGGGTCTTGGCATTGCAGTCTTAGGGCTTGCTTTTATCGCTGCTGCCTTTTATTTTATTCCTACGCTTCAAAACAAAATTGGCTATACCGAATGGAGTTTGGACCGATTTGAAGAACATGAAGAATTGGCCACACTTTCGGATTCTAAACGTATTGCGACCATTGAAGCGGCAATTGTGGAAGGTAAAAAACATTGGGTGATGGGCGTGGGAATTGGTGATGTGCAAGATGTCACCACTATTTACCTTCAAAAACACTACCCTGCAATTGCCAACTTGGGCATTATTCCCCACAATCAATACCTGTTTGTTTGGTTGGGTGTCGGGACAATTGGACTGTTCGTTTTTATGGTCTTGTTTCTCTATCCTATTTTTTACCAAAAGTCCTATCGAGATAGTCAGTTCGTATCATTGCACCTCATCATTTTGTCCTCTTTTTTGGTCGAACATACGATTGAAGTGCAAATAGGGAGTGCGTTTTATACACTGTTTGTGTTTATTGGGATTAATATGGTTTCAAAGAAAACTTAA
- the nhaD gene encoding sodium:proton antiporter NhaD: MEVLIIIVFLIGYLLITLEHPLKIDKAAPALLLGVVTWAIFALFSDDYHEVNHELEHHIPEIVNILFFLMGAMTIVELIDIHDGFHAITSRIKTRNKRKLLWIVCFLTFFMSAALDNLTTAIVMASLIRKLIQYKQVRLVFAGMVVIAANAGGAWSPIGDVTTTMLWIGGQISVVNIMVWLIIPSLVCMIIPLLYLSTQMKGDFHQLEMQVKYKTTSTERLLVLFAGIGCLIFVPVFKTVTHLPPFMGMFFGVGVMWTLTEILHKQKTHEEKSQYSVLKALSKIDTASVLFFFGILSGVACLSSIGVLKHVAQFLDNTIGDMDLIVMVIGVLSSVVDNVPLVAATMKMYSLEQFPMDAKLWEFLAYCAGTGGSMLIIGSAAGVAIMGIEKIEFFWYLRKMGLLALMGYVAGALTYLGMYAMLH, from the coding sequence ATGGAAGTACTCATTATAATAGTCTTTCTCATTGGTTACCTACTTATCACATTAGAACACCCACTCAAAATAGATAAGGCTGCTCCTGCCTTGTTGTTGGGTGTTGTCACTTGGGCTATTTTTGCCTTGTTTAGCGATGATTACCACGAAGTAAACCATGAGTTAGAACACCACATTCCCGAAATTGTCAATATCTTATTTTTCTTAATGGGGGCAATGACCATTGTGGAATTGATTGATATTCACGATGGTTTTCATGCTATTACGAGCCGTATAAAAACCAGAAATAAACGCAAACTCCTATGGATTGTGTGTTTTCTGACTTTCTTTATGTCCGCAGCGTTGGACAATCTGACTACTGCTATTGTAATGGCTTCTTTAATTCGTAAATTAATACAATACAAGCAAGTACGTCTTGTTTTTGCAGGGATGGTCGTCATTGCTGCCAATGCAGGAGGAGCCTGGTCACCTATTGGTGATGTGACCACTACTATGTTGTGGATTGGCGGGCAAATCAGTGTTGTAAATATTATGGTTTGGCTGATTATTCCAAGTTTAGTTTGTATGATTATTCCTTTGCTTTATTTAAGCACACAAATGAAAGGGGATTTTCACCAGCTTGAAATGCAAGTCAAATACAAAACAACTTCTACCGAACGTTTATTGGTTTTGTTTGCAGGAATTGGCTGCTTGATATTTGTACCTGTCTTCAAAACCGTTACCCATTTACCTCCTTTTATGGGGATGTTCTTTGGAGTTGGGGTTATGTGGACTCTTACAGAAATTCTTCACAAACAGAAAACCCACGAAGAAAAGTCCCAGTATTCGGTGTTAAAAGCACTTTCAAAAATTGATACGGCAAGTGTGCTTTTCTTCTTTGGTATTTTGTCAGGTGTAGCTTGTCTAAGTTCGATAGGAGTATTGAAGCATGTAGCGCAGTTTCTGGACAATACGATTGGCGATATGGACTTGATTGTAATGGTCATAGGTGTCTTATCTTCGGTGGTGGACAACGTACCTTTGGTAGCGGCAACTATGAAAATGTATAGTTTAGAGCAGTTTCCAATGGATGCCAAACTCTGGGAATTTTTAGCCTATTGTGCTGGAACGGGCGGAAGTATGTTGATTATTGGTTCGGCTGCGGGTGTAGCTATTATGGGTATCGAAAAAATAGAATTTTTCTGGTATTTGAGGAAAATGGGTCTGCTTGCGCTTATGGGGTATGTAGCAGGTGCTTTGACCTATCTCGGAATGTATGCAATGCTCCATTAG
- a CDS encoding response regulator, with translation MIIYRSPLLNHPKAIALEDISPFPFNMEIPLLPLYVNKQTNINLLQAKILLAGNVINPQLATLLFQSWNGQIDTANDGIETIEKVYFNQYDLILIDLQMPIMDGWELAKFIRTRLHLQTPLIALSSTIQSIDEEALTIAGFDNYLHKPIYPQSLCNLMCVLEMNKNNLNKSDIPKVTTSIDIAFIKKLSNNDSEFVQEIIRLFEEQTTEMIVQLPLLQSNREAFALNALVHKYKSSANSIGNKKLYKLCDQVEKETRREEPQWMQIAEHCDSIMPECKKILEEIPKILVILKAA, from the coding sequence ATGATTATTTATAGAAGCCCACTATTGAATCACCCTAAAGCCATAGCACTAGAAGATATAAGCCCATTTCCGTTCAATATGGAAATACCGCTGCTTCCACTTTATGTCAATAAGCAAACGAACATAAATTTACTACAGGCAAAAATTCTATTAGCAGGAAATGTTATCAATCCACAACTTGCAACTCTACTTTTTCAGTCTTGGAATGGACAAATTGATACTGCAAATGATGGAATTGAAACTATCGAAAAAGTATATTTTAACCAATATGACCTCATATTAATTGACCTCCAAATGCCTATTATGGATGGATGGGAACTTGCCAAGTTTATCCGTACTCGACTTCATCTTCAGACCCCACTGATTGCACTTTCATCTACAATTCAATCAATTGATGAAGAAGCATTGACCATTGCAGGATTTGATAATTATCTTCACAAACCTATTTACCCACAATCGCTGTGTAATTTAATGTGTGTATTAGAAATGAATAAAAATAACCTCAATAAAAGCGATATTCCAAAAGTAACTACCTCAATCGACATTGCATTTATTAAGAAACTATCCAACAATGATTCAGAATTTGTTCAAGAAATCATTCGCCTATTTGAAGAACAGACCACAGAAATGATAGTCCAATTGCCTTTATTGCAGTCGAACCGAGAAGCCTTTGCACTGAATGCGTTGGTTCACAAGTATAAATCTTCTGCCAATAGTATCGGCAACAAAAAATTATACAAGCTTTGTGATCAAGTGGAAAAAGAAACACGACGAGAGGAACCTCAATGGATGCAAATAGCAGAACATTGCGATTCTATTATGCCTGAATGCAAGAAAATTTTGGAGGAAATTCCCAAAATTCTGGTGATATTGAAAGCTGCATAA
- a CDS encoding pyridoxal-dependent decarboxylase, with product MSINNSTNLDRQSLDISLSEFSQQLSKACEVVIDRFKNLDDAKAYAGFSPATVEEWFDENLPTEGMNFEELLTWVKEKVVDTATLNIGPYMYAYVMAGGTQISIIAELLAATINQNVGKWHLAPSITELEKRVVKWGAEFIGYPSTAGGVLVSGGSAANLTSLTVARNLFLEQADVRRKGLAGLPALRVYASTEVHGCVDKSIEFLGIGSDNLQKIKTNPDFTINLEALIANIETDLSEGHCPFCIVGNAGTVNTGAIDDLEKLAEIAQKYKMWYHVDGAYGGLAAAVENRKPLFKGMEKADSLALDFHKWLYQPFEAGCAMIKNWDSLHRSFHREAAYLSSDKQNDGRLDFNDYGFQLSRNAKSLKIYMTFKAYGAEKLRNAIAEDIENTRYLASLVEAAPDFRVCSDVVLGIVCFQFLGKSDGSDEDHVNQLNRNIIPALERDGRVFIAGTTLNNRAVIRACLINHRQQHKHLAHLLEVIREVGIEVEKQL from the coding sequence ATGTCAATCAATAACTCTACAAACTTAGATCGACAAAGTCTCGACATTTCTCTTTCTGAATTTTCCCAACAATTATCAAAGGCTTGTGAAGTAGTGATAGATCGCTTCAAAAATTTGGACGATGCCAAAGCGTATGCTGGTTTTTCACCCGCTACTGTTGAAGAATGGTTTGACGAAAACCTGCCCACAGAAGGCATGAACTTTGAAGAACTATTGACATGGGTGAAAGAGAAAGTAGTGGATACGGCAACCTTAAACATTGGCCCTTATATGTATGCCTATGTAATGGCGGGAGGCACACAAATATCTATCATCGCAGAACTTTTGGCAGCTACCATCAACCAAAATGTAGGGAAATGGCATTTGGCACCAAGCATCACCGAATTAGAAAAAAGAGTGGTGAAATGGGGTGCTGAATTTATTGGCTACCCTTCAACAGCAGGTGGCGTTTTGGTGAGCGGTGGATCAGCTGCAAATTTGACTTCCTTGACCGTTGCCCGAAACCTGTTTTTGGAGCAAGCGGATGTACGCAGAAAAGGATTGGCAGGATTGCCCGCTTTGAGGGTCTATGCTTCCACAGAAGTGCATGGATGTGTTGACAAATCAATAGAATTTTTGGGGATTGGCAGTGATAACCTTCAAAAAATAAAGACAAACCCTGATTTCACCATCAATCTGGAGGCATTGATTGCCAACATAGAAACTGACTTATCGGAAGGTCATTGTCCATTTTGTATTGTAGGGAATGCGGGAACGGTAAACACAGGTGCAATAGACGATTTGGAAAAATTGGCAGAGATAGCCCAAAAATATAAGATGTGGTACCATGTCGATGGAGCTTACGGAGGATTAGCGGCAGCTGTTGAAAATCGAAAACCACTTTTCAAAGGCATGGAAAAAGCAGATTCTTTGGCCTTGGATTTTCACAAATGGCTCTATCAACCCTTTGAAGCAGGTTGTGCGATGATTAAAAATTGGGATAGCCTTCACAGAAGTTTCCACAGAGAAGCCGCCTATCTTTCAAGCGACAAACAAAATGATGGCCGCTTGGACTTCAATGACTACGGTTTTCAGTTGTCCAGAAATGCCAAATCGCTAAAAATCTACATGACCTTCAAAGCTTATGGTGCTGAAAAACTGCGGAATGCCATTGCAGAAGACATCGAAAATACCCGCTATTTGGCGAGTTTGGTGGAAGCAGCACCTGATTTTAGGGTCTGTTCGGATGTGGTTTTGGGTATCGTATGTTTTCAGTTTTTAGGCAAAAGCGATGGCAGTGACGAAGACCATGTGAACCAACTCAACCGAAATATCATTCCTGCTTTGGAGCGAGATGGGCGGGTATTCATTGCAGGAACAACCCTCAACAATCGGGCTGTCATTCGAGCTTGTTTGATCAATCACCGACAACAACACAAACATTTAGCGCACTTACTGGAGGTTATTCGAGAGGTGGGCATAGAGGTTGAAAAACAATTGTAG
- a CDS encoding DUF1330 domain-containing protein, with protein sequence MIYITQLIYIKEGEEEIFHEFENVALPLLKKYSGELLLRIRPSDDALIEGTLQKPYEIHFITFSREADLQDFMTDEDRKQYLHLKKKAIQSVILVKGERM encoded by the coding sequence ATGATTTACATTACCCAACTAATCTATATAAAAGAAGGAGAGGAAGAAATATTCCATGAGTTTGAAAATGTTGCCTTGCCTCTATTGAAGAAATACAGTGGTGAATTATTGTTGCGTATTCGACCTTCCGATGATGCGCTTATTGAAGGAACGTTGCAAAAGCCTTACGAAATTCATTTCATCACTTTTTCAAGAGAAGCTGATTTGCAAGATTTTATGACAGATGAAGATCGCAAGCAGTATCTACATTTGAAAAAAAAGGCTATTCAATCGGTTATTTTGGTGAAAGGGGAGAGAATGTAG